The following are encoded in a window of Streptomyces sp. Go-475 genomic DNA:
- the ehuC gene encoding ectoine/hydroxyectoine ABC transporter permease subunit EhuC, which yields MTSGLWELVLKGVWVTIQLLVCSALLAAAVSFVVGVARTHRLWIVRFLAGFYTEVFRGTSALVMIFWVFFVLPPAFGWQLVPLWAGTLALGLTYGAYGSEIVRGALNAVDPAQKEGGIALSFTPWQRMKLILLPQAVPEMIPPFSNLLIELLKGTALVSIMGMGDLAFSGNLVRLALQESAEIYTYILLIYFVIAFLLTRVMRGLEKKLKAGVGRTPERSPDLELKRPETTNVGGAV from the coding sequence ATGACCTCGGGACTCTGGGAACTGGTGCTCAAGGGCGTCTGGGTCACGATCCAGCTGCTCGTCTGCAGCGCGCTGCTGGCCGCGGCGGTGTCCTTCGTCGTCGGCGTCGCGCGCACCCACCGGCTGTGGATCGTCCGCTTCCTCGCGGGCTTCTACACCGAGGTGTTCCGCGGGACCTCGGCGCTGGTGATGATCTTCTGGGTGTTCTTCGTGCTGCCCCCGGCCTTCGGCTGGCAGCTGGTGCCGCTGTGGGCGGGCACGCTGGCGCTCGGCCTGACCTACGGGGCGTACGGCTCCGAGATCGTGCGCGGCGCGCTGAACGCGGTCGACCCGGCGCAGAAGGAGGGCGGGATCGCGCTCAGCTTCACGCCCTGGCAGCGGATGAAGCTGATCCTGCTGCCGCAGGCCGTGCCGGAGATGATCCCGCCGTTCTCCAACCTGCTGATCGAACTGCTCAAGGGCACCGCCCTGGTGTCGATCATGGGCATGGGCGACCTGGCGTTCAGCGGCAACCTGGTGCGCCTGGCGCTCCAGGAGAGCGCGGAGATCTACACCTACATCCTGCTCATCTACTTCGTGATCGCCTTCCTGCTCACGCGGGTCATGCGCGGTCTGGAGAAGAAGCTCAAGGCGGGGGTCGGAAGGACACCGGAGCGCAGCCCCGACCTTGAGCTGAAGCGCCCCGAGACGACCAACGTGGGGGGTGCCGTCTGA
- the ehuB gene encoding ectoine/hydroxyectoine ABC transporter substrate-binding protein EhuB codes for MAPPRRSPSRKPEPLLRAISGPTRRSLLAGVAALGAVGAAGCSRVATASDVKGGDLLGRLRAAGVVRLGIAGEIPFGFIDKNGELTGEAPELAKVIFKRLGVDRVQPVPTEFGSLIPGLNSQQFDVVAAGMYVNPERCEQVIFADPDYQMLDAFIVRKGNPKGLRSYQDVVEKKAKFATGTGYAEIQYAVEAGYKESDILIVPDQVAGLNAVEAGRVDVFAGTALTVREVVKKSAKAEATEPFKPIVDGKPHVDGGAFAFRPTETNLRDAFNVELRKLKKSGELLRILKPFGFTEAEMTDLTAKELCGG; via the coding sequence ATGGCTCCACCACGCAGAAGCCCATCGAGAAAACCCGAACCCCTACTCCGGGCCATATCCGGGCCCACCCGCCGGTCGCTGCTCGCGGGGGTCGCGGCGCTCGGCGCAGTGGGCGCCGCCGGATGCAGCCGGGTCGCCACCGCCTCGGACGTCAAGGGCGGCGACCTCCTCGGCCGGCTCCGGGCGGCGGGCGTCGTCCGCCTCGGCATCGCCGGTGAGATCCCGTTCGGCTTCATCGACAAGAACGGCGAGCTGACCGGCGAGGCGCCGGAACTCGCCAAGGTGATCTTCAAGCGTCTCGGCGTCGACCGGGTGCAGCCCGTGCCGACCGAGTTCGGCTCGCTCATCCCGGGCCTGAACTCCCAGCAGTTCGACGTCGTGGCCGCCGGGATGTACGTCAACCCCGAGCGCTGCGAGCAGGTCATCTTCGCCGACCCCGACTACCAGATGCTCGACGCGTTCATCGTCCGCAAGGGCAACCCGAAGGGGCTGCGCAGCTACCAGGACGTCGTCGAGAAGAAGGCGAAGTTCGCCACCGGGACCGGGTACGCCGAGATCCAGTACGCCGTCGAGGCGGGGTACAAGGAGAGCGACATCCTCATCGTCCCGGACCAGGTCGCCGGGCTGAACGCGGTCGAGGCGGGACGCGTGGACGTGTTCGCCGGCACGGCGCTCACCGTGCGCGAGGTGGTGAAGAAGTCCGCCAAGGCGGAGGCCACCGAGCCGTTCAAGCCGATCGTGGACGGCAAACCGCACGTCGACGGAGGCGCCTTCGCGTTCCGGCCGACCGAGACGAACCTGCGGGACGCCTTCAACGTGGAGCTGCGCAAGCTCAAGAAGAGCGGCGAACTCCTCCGCATCCTCAAGCCGTTCGGTTTCACCGAGGCCGAGATGACGGATCTGACCGCGAAGGAGCTGTGCGGCGGATGA
- the ehuD gene encoding ectoine/hydroxyectoine ABC transporter permease subunit EhuD produces MNWDWSAVSDFMPDFWEGLQVTLQILVIGSLISFVLGLVWALLMRVPTRWVTWPVGAVTEFVRNTPLLVQLFFLFYVLPEWGLTFSALATGVFAIGLHYSTYTMQVYRAGIEAVPVGQWEAATALNLPLRRTWTAVILPQAVRRVVPALGNYVIAMLKDTPMLMAITVLEMLGHARLFSQEHFQFTEPLTVIGVAFIVISYLASLALRALERRLVH; encoded by the coding sequence ATGAACTGGGACTGGAGCGCGGTCTCCGACTTCATGCCGGACTTCTGGGAGGGCCTTCAGGTCACCCTGCAGATCCTGGTGATCGGCTCGCTGATCTCCTTCGTGCTGGGCCTGGTGTGGGCGCTGCTGATGCGGGTGCCGACGCGCTGGGTGACCTGGCCGGTCGGGGCGGTCACGGAGTTCGTCCGCAACACCCCGCTGCTGGTGCAGCTGTTCTTCCTCTTCTACGTGCTGCCCGAGTGGGGCCTGACGTTCTCGGCGCTGGCCACCGGCGTCTTCGCGATCGGGCTGCACTACTCGACGTACACCATGCAGGTCTACCGGGCCGGTATCGAGGCCGTGCCGGTCGGCCAGTGGGAGGCGGCGACGGCGCTGAACCTGCCGCTGCGCCGGACGTGGACCGCGGTGATCCTGCCGCAGGCGGTGCGCCGGGTGGTGCCCGCGCTCGGCAACTACGTCATCGCGATGCTCAAGGACACGCCGATGCTGATGGCGATCACCGTCCTGGAGATGCTCGGCCACGCGCGCCTGTTCTCGCAGGAGCACTTCCAGTTCACCGAGCCGCTGACGGTGATCGGAGTGGCCTTCATCGTCATTTCCTACCTGGCCTCCCTTGCCCTGCGAGCCCTGGAGCGACGCCTTGTCCACTGA
- the ehuA gene encoding ectoine/hydroxyectoine ABC transporter ATP-binding protein EhuA, protein MSTDTVPTPETNPEKNPARSSGELIRLEQVTKRFGDHTVLDHLDFSVDAGKHVTLIGPSGSGKTTILRLLMTLLKPDEGTITVDGERLFPAPEKQVREVRKKIGMVFQQFNLFPNMTVLRNITEAPVTVLGLSKDAAEERARELLELVGLTDHLDKHPAQLSGGQQQRVAIARALAMRPQVLLLDEVTSALDPELVAGVLDVLRDIARSTDITMLCVTHEMNFARDISDQVLMFDSGRIIEAGPPEKIFSEPEKDRTREFLSAVL, encoded by the coding sequence TTGTCCACTGACACCGTTCCCACCCCCGAGACGAACCCCGAGAAGAACCCGGCCAGGAGCAGCGGCGAGCTGATCCGGCTGGAGCAGGTCACCAAGCGGTTCGGCGACCACACGGTCCTGGACCACCTGGACTTCTCCGTGGACGCCGGCAAGCACGTCACGCTGATCGGGCCGTCCGGATCGGGCAAGACCACGATCCTCCGCCTGCTGATGACGCTGCTCAAGCCCGACGAGGGCACGATCACCGTGGACGGCGAGCGGCTGTTCCCGGCTCCCGAGAAGCAGGTGCGCGAGGTCCGCAAGAAGATCGGGATGGTGTTCCAGCAGTTCAACCTGTTCCCGAACATGACGGTCCTGCGCAACATCACCGAGGCGCCGGTCACGGTCCTCGGCCTGTCCAAGGACGCCGCCGAGGAGCGGGCCCGCGAGCTGCTGGAGCTGGTCGGGCTGACCGACCACCTCGACAAGCACCCGGCGCAGCTGTCCGGCGGCCAGCAGCAGCGGGTGGCGATCGCCCGGGCGCTGGCGATGCGGCCGCAGGTGCTGCTGCTGGACGAGGTGACGTCCGCGCTCGACCCGGAGCTGGTCGCGGGGGTGCTCGACGTCCTCAGGGACATCGCCCGCTCCACCGACATCACCATGCTCTGCGTGACCCACGAGATGAACTTCGCCCGGGACATCTCCGATCAGGTACTGATGTTCGACTCGGGCCGGATCATCGAGGCGGGTCCGCCGGAGAAGATCTTCAGCGAGCCGGAGAAGGACCGGACGCGGGAGTTTCTCAGCGCAGTGCTGTGA
- a CDS encoding D-2-hydroxyacid dehydrogenase — protein MPTPTLLVLDAEPLPRLGHLTGRARVEHTDAAGLAEHLPRADVLLVWDFTSRAVRDAWPGEGPRPRWVHTASAGVDHLMCPELAASDTVVTNARGIFDQPIAEYVAALVLAMAKDLPRTLELQRERTWRHRESHKVAGTRAVVVGSGPIGRAIAGTLEALGVTTALVGRAPRPGVHGPENLDRLLARADWVIAAAPLTEQTHGMFDARRFGVMQPSARFVNIGRGQLVVEDDLADALTKRWIAGAALDVFADEPLTPDSPLWRLPGLIVSPHMSGDTIGWRDDLGAQFVELYELWEAGKPLVNVVDKQRGYVPGH, from the coding sequence ATGCCCACCCCCACCCTGCTCGTTCTGGACGCCGAACCCCTCCCCCGCCTCGGTCACCTCACCGGCCGCGCCCGTGTCGAACACACCGATGCGGCGGGGCTCGCGGAGCATCTCCCGCGCGCGGATGTACTGCTGGTGTGGGACTTCACCTCGCGCGCCGTGCGGGACGCCTGGCCGGGCGAGGGCCCCCGGCCGCGCTGGGTGCACACGGCGAGCGCCGGCGTGGACCACCTCATGTGTCCGGAACTCGCCGCCTCCGACACGGTGGTGACGAACGCGCGGGGCATCTTCGACCAGCCGATCGCCGAGTACGTCGCCGCGCTCGTGCTGGCGATGGCCAAGGACCTGCCGCGCACGCTGGAACTGCAGCGGGAGCGGACCTGGCGGCACCGCGAGTCGCACAAGGTCGCCGGGACCCGGGCCGTGGTGGTCGGTTCCGGACCGATCGGCCGGGCGATCGCCGGCACGCTCGAGGCGCTGGGCGTCACGACCGCGCTCGTGGGCCGCGCCCCGCGCCCCGGCGTGCACGGCCCGGAAAACCTGGACCGGCTGCTGGCGCGCGCCGACTGGGTGATCGCGGCCGCGCCGCTCACCGAGCAGACGCACGGCATGTTCGACGCCCGCCGCTTCGGCGTGATGCAGCCGTCCGCCCGCTTCGTGAACATCGGCCGGGGCCAGCTCGTCGTCGAGGACGACCTCGCCGACGCCCTGACCAAGCGCTGGATCGCGGGCGCCGCGCTGGACGTCTTCGCCGACGAACCCCTGACCCCCGACAGCCCGTTGTGGCGGCTCCCGGGCCTGATCGTGTCGCCCCACATGAGCGGCGACACGATCGGCTGGCGGGACGACCTCGGCGCGCAGTTCGTGGAACTGTACGAGCTGTGGGAGGCCGGCAAGCCGCTGGTGAACGTGGTCGACAAACAGCGTGGGTATGTACCGGGCCACTGA
- a CDS encoding IclR family transcriptional regulator C-terminal domain-containing protein, whose amino-acid sequence MALKHEPPTTPYHSAQEALRVLETVARNSSGVTDTELARRTGIGQERLTTLLRMLRREGYVEQITDGAYVAGETLARLGSAHHREQALSDKLQHTLDRLRDSVGAAVYMSRYVDGEISVTQYADSPATPKVNEWVDFRSSAHATAIGKSLLTQLDHAGRRDHLARHKMARLTSRTITSDRLLLSRLEAQPPTVPVLDLQEYAVGTVCAAVPITAGSTVGCLALSLPVEHAHRLRQAADTLNRNAAPVLLSMAI is encoded by the coding sequence GTGGCGCTGAAGCACGAGCCGCCGACCACCCCGTACCACTCCGCCCAGGAAGCCCTGCGCGTCCTGGAGACGGTGGCGCGAAACAGTTCGGGCGTCACCGACACCGAACTCGCCCGGCGCACCGGCATCGGCCAGGAGCGACTGACCACGCTCCTGCGCATGCTGCGCCGCGAAGGCTACGTCGAGCAGATCACCGACGGCGCCTACGTCGCGGGCGAGACCCTGGCCCGCCTCGGCTCCGCCCACCACCGCGAGCAGGCCCTGAGCGACAAGCTCCAGCACACCCTCGACCGGCTGCGCGACTCGGTCGGCGCCGCCGTCTACATGAGCCGGTACGTCGACGGCGAGATCAGCGTCACCCAGTACGCCGACAGCCCGGCCACCCCCAAGGTCAACGAGTGGGTCGACTTCCGCTCCTCGGCCCACGCCACGGCCATCGGCAAGAGCCTGCTCACGCAGCTCGACCACGCCGGCCGCCGGGACCACCTCGCCCGGCACAAGATGGCCCGCCTCACCTCGCGCACGATCACCAGCGACCGGCTGCTGCTCTCCCGGCTGGAGGCCCAGCCGCCCACCGTGCCCGTCCTGGACCTCCAGGAGTACGCGGTCGGCACGGTCTGCGCGGCCGTCCCCATCACGGCCGGCTCCACCGTCGGCTGCCTCGCCCTGTCCCTCCCGGTCGAGCACGCCCACCGCCTGCGCCAGGCCGCCGACACCCTCAACCGCAACGCGGCACCGGTCCTGCTGTCCATGGCGATCTAG
- a CDS encoding DUF3830 family protein codes for MADRYIEVSLVKRDVTCRARLLDDRAPITCAAVWDSLPLAGDVYHAKYARNEIYALFPPFAATEPPLENPTVTPIPGDLCYFTFAGAELGTKSYGYDREVRAGTTLVDLALFYERNNLLLNGDVGWVPGIVWGQVVEGLDAMAEACNDLWRSGAAGETLSFRRA; via the coding sequence ATGGCTGATCGTTACATCGAAGTCTCGCTGGTCAAGCGCGACGTGACCTGCCGGGCCAGGCTGCTGGACGACCGCGCGCCGATCACCTGCGCGGCCGTCTGGGATTCCCTTCCGCTGGCCGGCGACGTCTACCACGCGAAGTACGCACGCAACGAGATCTACGCCCTTTTCCCGCCCTTCGCCGCAACCGAACCACCCCTGGAAAACCCGACCGTCACTCCCATTCCGGGCGATCTGTGCTATTTCACCTTCGCCGGTGCGGAGTTGGGGACCAAGTCCTACGGCTACGACCGCGAGGTCCGCGCCGGGACCACGCTCGTCGACCTGGCCCTGTTCTACGAGCGCAACAACCTGCTGCTGAACGGCGACGTCGGCTGGGTCCCCGGCATCGTCTGGGGCCAGGTCGTCGAAGGCCTCGACGCCATGGCCGAGGCCTGCAACGACCTGTGGCGGTCGGGAGCGGCGGGGGAGACGCTCAGCTTCCGGCGGGCGTAG
- a CDS encoding amidase: MTELTELTAVRLLDGYREGEWSPVEATRAALERAEAIQPEVNAFVRLTAEDALARARESEERWRRGEPRGLLDGVPVTVKDILLLRGAPTLRGSKAVDPAGRWDEDAPSVARLREHGAVFLGKTTTPEYGWKGVTDSPLSGVTRNPWDPTRTAGGSSGGSAAAVALGAGPLSLGTDGGGSVRIPAAFCGIFALKPTYGRVPLYPASAFGTLAHVGPMTRDAADAALLMDVIGHPDSRDWSALAPPPGAYTEGLAGGVRGLRVAYSPSLGGQVAVRPAVATAVRRAVERLADLGAYVTETDPDLTDPVEAFHTLWFSGAARVTQHLGPKQREVLDPGLREICTQGARYSALEYLAAVDVRMDLGRRMGRFHDTYDLLVTPTLPITAFEAGTEVPKGSGHRRWTGWTPFTYPFNMTQQPAASVPVGADADGLPVGLQLVAARHRDDLVLRAAHALYEAGVATAGRPTPAGS; this comes from the coding sequence ATGACCGAGCTCACCGAGCTGACCGCCGTACGGCTCCTCGACGGCTACCGCGAGGGCGAGTGGAGTCCCGTGGAGGCCACGCGGGCGGCGCTGGAGCGGGCCGAGGCGATCCAGCCGGAGGTGAACGCCTTCGTCCGGCTGACCGCCGAGGACGCGCTGGCCCGGGCCCGGGAGTCGGAGGAGCGATGGCGGCGCGGTGAGCCCCGGGGGCTGCTGGACGGGGTGCCGGTCACCGTCAAGGACATCCTGCTGCTGCGCGGGGCGCCGACCCTGCGCGGGTCGAAGGCCGTGGATCCGGCCGGGCGCTGGGACGAGGACGCGCCGTCCGTGGCGCGGCTGCGGGAGCACGGGGCGGTGTTCCTCGGCAAGACGACGACGCCCGAGTACGGCTGGAAGGGCGTGACGGACTCGCCGCTCAGCGGTGTGACCCGCAACCCGTGGGACCCCACGCGCACGGCGGGCGGGTCGAGCGGGGGCAGTGCGGCGGCCGTGGCGCTCGGCGCGGGACCGCTGTCGCTGGGCACGGACGGCGGCGGCAGTGTGCGGATCCCGGCGGCGTTCTGCGGCATCTTCGCGCTGAAGCCGACCTACGGGCGCGTGCCGCTCTACCCCGCGAGCGCCTTCGGCACGCTGGCCCATGTCGGGCCGATGACGCGGGACGCGGCGGACGCGGCGCTGCTGATGGACGTCATCGGCCATCCGGACTCGCGTGACTGGTCGGCGCTCGCCCCGCCGCCCGGCGCGTACACGGAGGGCCTGGCGGGCGGGGTACGCGGGCTGCGGGTGGCGTACTCGCCGTCGCTGGGCGGGCAGGTGGCGGTGCGGCCGGCGGTCGCGACGGCGGTGCGGCGGGCGGTGGAGCGGCTGGCGGACCTCGGCGCGTACGTCACCGAGACCGACCCGGACCTCACCGACCCGGTGGAGGCCTTCCACACCCTGTGGTTCAGCGGGGCGGCCCGGGTGACGCAGCACCTGGGACCGAAGCAGCGCGAAGTGCTGGACCCGGGCCTGCGCGAGATCTGCACACAGGGTGCCCGCTACTCGGCGCTGGAGTATCTGGCCGCGGTGGACGTCCGGATGGACCTGGGCCGCCGGATGGGCCGCTTCCACGACACCTACGACCTGCTCGTCACGCCGACCCTGCCCATCACGGCGTTCGAGGCGGGCACCGAGGTGCCGAAAGGATCCGGCCACCGGCGCTGGACGGGCTGGACGCCGTTCACCTACCCGTTCAACATGACGCAGCAGCCCGCCGCGAGCGTGCCCGTCGGCGCGGACGCCGACGGACTGCCGGTCGGGCTGCAGCTCGTGGCCGCCCGGCACCGGGACGACCTGGTGCTGCGGGCGGCGCACGCGCTGTACGAGGCGGGGGTGGCGACGGCCGGGCGGCCTACGCCCGCCGGAAGCTGA